Proteins from one Heptranchias perlo isolate sHepPer1 unplaced genomic scaffold, sHepPer1.hap1 HAP1_SCAFFOLD_510, whole genome shotgun sequence genomic window:
- the dnajc21 gene encoding dnaJ homolog subfamily C member 21: MRNHERSRKHREMVALLRQQLEKEEEELCVQQGEEGAGELEQGEETLRVSKKQKRKKRQQKMFGECSPDLSAAGESQSPSTTVSQSESKDSTGDKEERLNDGSENHQDRSQESASRTTADEREESSPSADPQQEIPLEGSGSSATPSSTPKSRGKKIKPERKGAKEAGREQRAQEAALRCVTCDSRFPSRNKLFEHLTMTGHARAVEDPAGTESRSSRSKQGKRRNR, encoded by the exons ATGAGGAATCACGAAAGGTCCAGGAAACACCGGGAGATGGTGGCGTTACTACGGCAACagctggaaaaggaggaggaggaactgtGCGTAcagcagggagaggagggagcCGGAGAGCTGGAGCAGGGAGAGGAAACACTGAG AGTCTCCAAGAAGCAGAAGAGGAAGAAACGACAGCAGAAG ATGTTTGGTGAGTGTTCCCCCGATCTCAGTGCAGCAGGTGAGTCCCAGAGCCCCAGTACCACAGTCAGTCAATCAGAGTCGAAGGACAGCACTGGAGACAAGGAGGAGAGACTGAACGATGGGAGTGAGAATCATCAGGATCGATCCCAGGAATCTGCTTCTCGGACAACGGCAGACGAGCGGGAAGAGTCCTCACCCTCCGCCGATCCGCAGCAGGAGATCCCACTAGAGGGCAGCGGGTCATCAGCAACGCCATCGAG TACCCCAAAATCTagaggaaagaaaataaaacCGGAGAGGAAAGGAGCGAAGGAGGCTGGGAGAGAACAACGCGCTCAG GAAGCTGCCCTTCGCTGTGTGACCTGTGACTCTCGTTTCCCGTCGAGGAACAAGCTGTTTGAACACCTGACGATGACTGGACACGCGAGAGCTGTCGAGGACCCTGCAGGAACTGAGAGCCGGAGCAGCCGGAGTAAACAGGGCAAACGGAGGAACCGATAG